From one Pararge aegeria chromosome 21, ilParAegt1.1, whole genome shotgun sequence genomic stretch:
- the LOC120633394 gene encoding WD repeat-containing protein 89, whose product MESDIVENSEIDKDTVSPEDLETLFSKKYKLLAETAVTLKKTYINKLSVSKSLNIAVQLLDNSIEVYRLDKSSLSKVCRLSGHTKTLTELVFSNKEEHLLYSAGHDGVKLWDIRTSGLCVQEYKDEQPSHPRSYECMDVSCSGRVICAGTETVQNDAYMVFWDQRKPEPLGGYWNSHTEDITQVKFHKDKSETLASGSIDGIINIYNIEEPTEDEALIFSLNVDHAVEKITWLNENQLSCATQSNVLQIWDTSSADKLQHYDREKISRSIKRSRADDCYVVDAFTAADGRVVVLAGSAGGEGHALRSLALAGKKLQPATLFAENKQLVRCCAYDKQRDVLVTTGESGLVHAWGAPGADEEALPKLLGRSARLHEQRHRPY is encoded by the exons ATGGAATCGGACATAGTAGAAAATTCGGAGATAGATAAAGACACCGTTTCACCAGAAGATCTAGAGACCCTGTTcagtaaaaaatacaaattgctgGCTGAAACTGCAGTTACACTAaagaaaacatatataaataaattaagcgtTTCAAA GTCACTAAATATTGCAGTTCAACTGCTAGACAACAGTATAGAAGTATACAGACTAGACAAATCTTCCCTCTCAAAAGTTTGTCGGCTCAGTGGACATACAAAGACACTTACAGAATTGGTGTTTAGTAATAAAGAGGAACACTTGCTGTATTCAGCTGGACATGATGGTGTCAAGCTATGGGATATTAGGACCAGTGGATTGTGTGTGCAAGAATATAAag ATGAGCAACCATCACACCCTCGTTCATATGAATGCATGGACGTATCATGTTCTGGTCGAGTGATATGTGCCGGCACTGAGACAGTACAAAATGATGCTTACATGGTGTTTTGGGATCAGCGCAAGCCTGAGCCCCTTGGGGGATACTGGAATTCACATACTGAAGATATCACACAg GTAAAATTCCACAAAGACAAATCAGAGACTCTGGCATCTGGTTCTATAGATGGCATCATCAACATATACAACATAGAGGAACCCACTGAAGATGAAGCGTTGATATTCTCCCTGAATGTTGATCACGCTGTAGAAAAGATTACTTGGTTGAACGAAAACCAGCTCTCCTGCGCCACACAGTCCAATGTCTTACAGATATGGGATACTAGTTCTGCAGATAAGTTGCAGCATTATGATAGGGAAAAGATTTCACGGAGCATTAAG CGGAGCCGAGCCGACGACTGCTACGTGGTGGACGCGTTCACGGCCGCTGACGGGCGCGTGGTGGTGCTGGCGGGCTCCGCGGGGGGCGAAGG cCACGCGCTGCGGTCGCTGGCGCTGGCGGGCAAGAAGTTACAGCCCGCCACGCTCTTCGCCGAGAACAAGCAGCTGGTCAGGTGTTGCGCCTATGACAAACAA CGGGACGTGCTGGTGACGACGGGCGAGTCCGGCCTCGTGCACGCGTGGGGCGCGCCGGGCGCCGACGAAGAAGCCCTCCCCAAGCTGCTCGGCAGGAGTGCGCGCTTACACGAGCAACGCCACCGACC
- the LOC120633327 gene encoding translin-associated factor X-interacting protein 1-like, which translates to MTSPASVYVLDGGFSSQISRHVGTTADGDPLWTARFLQTNPEDIVKTHLDFLRAGADVISTNSYQASIGGFMKHIGVTAEEAYNLIRRAVELAKRARQEYTEECHNQGMPVRKILIAGSVGPYGAYLHDGSEYTGEYADKTQEETMYEWHKPRIDTLVSSGVDLLAIETIPCKKEAMVLTNMLKKYPSVKAWISFSCKDDVSLAHGENFQEVARACWEMNTEQLVAVGVNCLSPNCVANLIDGLSNSVSPPIPIVTYPNSGEKYKSGIGWVEKDKCESLHTFVNKWLKLNVRFVGGCCRTYAEDIADIRKQKVFGISVKKKQRDDKLKLLVGENQRLREENLKLTFEISRLKKDFGKLNDDKFSDYLSLMRERDARYTLYFENVALQLKVRELDGSSRGCSVDGACRDPAVLAIALDRCREQLSVTQTELKKMKDEYAESVPRRDHDALETKLSSLTMKLGALSAEYEAYQNVHKRVLAQKKCLEEELIEYKEKCSELERAGTPRPRWELCADFIGGGRERWWQLASGLSSRDMLRVLLKELGPAAESEHLEYFDGLGMDPVIPPYLRYEGRVRNLRLSRREVGVIINDIWLGKLRHPRDLAMQDYVTNYFEERYQQPSVRAEWAYNLCAGAEQMLDEPQVKLFWGVLHGHLSEDIYWGHRTQWYTLKEQLYKHSKDGETITIEDFEKVTRTTFPLKSEVDIKNLTDVVKKQLKLKINTVDINLDKLFHENEEGFDRVDMSRELYRQRQLAQDKYIREVIGTLGGRRTNSVSVDSLKRAFAIVDPAINHIRMERYIRWAFSATACDLGSVHPVPLRTLVARLAAGDIERIGPRYRGTRKIYK; encoded by the exons atgACTTCGCCGGCTAGTGTTTACGTGCTGGATGGTGGTTTTTCTTCGCAAATATCTCGTCACGTAGGCACCACTGCTGATGGCGATCCTCTTTGGACTGCTCGGTTCCTGCAAACCAACCCAGAGGACATCGTCAAGACGCATTTGGATTTTCTTCGAGCTGGTGCTGACGTAATCAGCACTAACTCTTACCAGGCATCCATTGGAGGCTTCATGAAACACATCGGAGTGACCGCTGAAGAGGCATACAACTTAATTCGACGTGCTGTAGAACTCGCGAAACGGGCCAGACAGGAATACACAGAAGAATGTCACAACCAAGGTATGCCCGTCCGTAAAATTCTTATAGCGGGCTCCGTGGGCCCCTACGGTGCGTATCTTCACGACGGCTCGGAATATACAGGCGAATACGCAGACAAAACACAAGAAGAAACCATGTATGAGTGGCATAAACCAAGAATAGATACATTAGTTTCATCTGGCGTTGATTTATTAGCGATAGAAACCATACCTTGTAAAAAAGAAGCGATGGTACTgacaaatatgttaaaaaaatatccaagtGTTAAAGCTTGGATATCTTTTAGCTGCAAAGATGATGTAAGTCTTGCTCACGGTGAAAACTTCCAAGAGGTTGCTAGAGCTTGCTGGGAGATGAATACTGAGCAATTAGTTGCAGTTGGTGTCAACTGCCTTTCACCAAACTGTGTTGCAAACTTGATAGATGGTTTGAGCAACAGTGTAAGTCCACCAATACCTATTGTAACATACCCCAATTCAGGAGAAAAATATAAGTCTGGGATTGGGTGGGTTGAAAAAGATAAGTGTGAATCTTTGCatacttttgtaaataaatggttaaaattgAATGTTAGGTTTGTGGGGGGCTGCTGCAGGACATATGCGGAAGACATAGCTGATATACGCAAACAA AAAGTTTTTGGTATATCTGTTAAAAAGAAACAGAGGGATGACAAATTGAAACTCCTAGTTGGAGAGAATCAAAGGTTGAGGGAAGAAAATCTAAAACTGACTTTTGAAATATCAAGGCTAAAAAAAGACTTTGGGAAG CTTAACGATGATAAATTCTCTGACTACTTATCGCTGATGCGTGAGAGAGACGCGCGGTACACGCTGTACTTCGAGAACGTGGCCCTCCAGCTGAAGGTGCGGGAGCTGGACGGCAGCTCCCGGGGCTGCTCCGTGGACGGCGCCTGCCGCGACCCGGCCGTGCTGGCCATAGCGCTGGACAGGTGTCG GGAGCAACTGTCAGTCACGCAGACGGAACTGAAGAAAATGAAGGACGAATACGCGGAGAGCGTGCCGCGACGCGACCACGACGCCCTGGAGACCAAGTTAAGCTCACTGACTATGAAGCTGGGCGCGCTTTCCGCTGAATACGAAGCCTACCAGAATGTGCACAAGCGTGTGCTAG CTCAAAAGAAATGCCTGGAAGAGGAGCTTATAGAGTACAAGGAAAAGTGTAGCGAGTTGGAGCGCGCGGGAACGCCGCGGCCGAGGTGGGAGTTGTGTGCTGACTTCATTGGCGGAGGTCGGGAGAG ATGGTGGCAACTAGCTAGCGGCTTGTCTTCTCGGGATATGCTTCGAGTTCTCTTAAAAGAGCTTGGACCTGCCGCGGAGAGTGAGCATCTAGAATACTTTGATGGCCTG GGAATGGATCCAGTGATCCCCCCTTACCTACGCTACGAGGGCCGCGTCCGGAACCTGCGGCTGTCGCGCCGGGAGGTCGGTGTCATCATCAACGACATCTGGCTCGGCAAGCTGCGCCACCCGCGCGACTTGGCCATGCAGGACTACGTTACCAACTACTTTGAGGAAAG ATATCAGCAACCGTCCGTTCGGGCTGAATGGGCGTACAACCTTTGCGCGGGAGCTGAACAGATGTTAGACGAGCCGCAAGTGAAGCTGTTCTGGGGGGTACTACATGGCCACCTCAGCGAAGACATCTACTGGGGACACCGCACTCAGTGGTACACGCTCAAGGAACAGCTTTATAAACACAGCAAAGATGGAGAG ACTATTACTATTGAAGATTTCGAAAAGGTAACAAGGACAACCTTCCCGTTGAAAAGCGAAGTGGACATAAAAAACCTTACCGACGTTGTGAAGAAACAGCTGAAGTTGAAAATTAACACTGTCGACATTAATTTGGATAAATTATTCCACGAG AATGAAGAAGGCTTCGACCGGGTGGATATGTCTCGGGAGCTGTACCGCCAGAGGCAGCTGGCCCAGGACAAGTACATTCGCGAAGTGATCGGCACTTTGGGCGGGCGGCGCACCAACAGCGTTTCTGTTGACAGCTTAAAACGCGCGTTCGCTATCGTGGACCCCGCTATCA ATCACATCCGCATGGAGCGCTACATCCGCTGGGCGTTTTCAGCGACTGCGTGCGACCTGGGCAGCGTGCATCCTGTGCCTCTACGCACGCTTGTGGCGCGACTCGCAGCCGGAGACATCGAGCGCATCGGGCCGCGGTACCGAGGCACgaggaaaatttataaatag